A stretch of DNA from Cellulomonas xiejunii:
GCCGCGCCGGACGCCTCCACCGGCCGCGCCCTGCACCGCGGTGCGGTACCCCGCGGAACCGGTCCCGGACCTCCAGGACGCGGTACCCGTCATGGCGGAGGCCCGCAGCCACTGGTCCGCGCTGGTGCGGCGCGTCACGTCGTGGCGTCCGCGACGGGTCGCACTCACGGACGTCTCCTCGTCGGACCCGGCCGTGCTCGTCCGTCTCCCGGGGCGTCCCTGGCCGCGCTCGCGGGTGCTCGCCGGGCTGCTCGGTGTCTTCCTGGGCGGTCTCGGCCTGCACGCGCTCTACCTGGGTCACCGGCGGCGCGGGCTGTGGATGCTCGGCACCACGCTCGTCCTCGGCCCGCTGACGCTGGGCGTCGCCGCGCTCGCCATGGGCGTGTGGGGATTCACCGAGGGTCTGCTGGTGCTCGGCTCACGCCGGGGCCGCTTCGCGCGGGACGCCTGGGGTCGTCAGCTGCGCGGCTGAGAGGCGCGGGTCGGCGTCCGGAGGGGTGGTGCTCCGGAGTGAGGCCCGCCGGTCGTCAGGTCGACGCGCGCGGCACCAGGTGGAACACGTCGCACGACTGCGGCGGAGGTGGTTCGGCAAGCCGCAGCGCGGCGAGCACGGCGGCCGTGAGGTAGGTGGCCTGCGCGTCGATGGCCTGCC
This window harbors:
- a CDS encoding NINE protein is translated as MTDTYLDLEDYLERPVVTRVPPRRTPPPAAPCTAVRYPAEPVPDLQDAVPVMAEARSHWSALVRRVTSWRPRRVALTDVSSSDPAVLVRLPGRPWPRSRVLAGLLGVFLGGLGLHALYLGHRRRGLWMLGTTLVLGPLTLGVAALAMGVWGFTEGLLVLGSRRGRFARDAWGRQLRG